Sequence from the Terriglobales bacterium genome:
CGGTCCGGCTTCTCAGCTCTCGTCGTGGCATGTGCTAGGCTGAACTTGAATGAGGATCTCCACGTGGTTGCTGGTTTGTTTTCTGTCCGCCAACGGTCTGAATTCGTCTCTCAGTGCTCATGCTCCCCGGCTTCGATCACAGGTCGCGGGCAGATCTCAAATCCGACGCCCTACCTCCCCTCCTGACCTCTTCCTTATTACTATTGACACCCTTCGCGCCGACCACGTTCAGTGTTACGGCTATGCTGGGGTTCAAACTCCCGCGCTGAACGGCCTGGCAAAAGATGGCATTCGCTTCGCCAACGCATTCACCGCGAGCCCCATCACCAACTCATCTCACGCCACAATCCTGACCGGCGACTTACCCAGCACACACGGAGTTTCCGATTTTGGAGTTCCACTCTCGGCGATTCATCCCGCCTGGGCAGAACTTCTCCAGGCTGCCAGATATCACACTGCAGCCTTCATCGGCGCTGCCATCCTCGATAGCAAGACTCTCGCCCCCGGATTCGACCGCGGGTTCGATTTCTACGACAATTTCCCCCCTCATGGCGCGGGCAGATCTCGCTGGGGCAGGGTCGAACGTCGCGGCATGGACGTCGTTTCCCACGCCGAAGCTTGGCTCAGCGCCCATCAATCCGGCCCGCGTTTTGTATGGGTCCACCTGTACGATCCACATGACCCTTACGAGCCGCCAGCGCCCTATTCGCAAACCTATAAAGACCGTCCCTACGATGGCGAGATCACCTACGCCGACTCTGCCCTGCAGCATTTCGTGAACTATTTGAAGCAACATGGCTGGTACAACAATTCACTGATCGTTGTTGTTGGCGATCACGGGGAAGGCCTCGGTGAGCACGGGGAACAAACGCACGGCATCTTTCTATACGATTCCACGCTTCACGTGCCGCTCATCCTGAAGCTGCCCGCTGGGCGCTCAGCCGGCACGGTAGTCTCAAATCAGGTACGCACGCCGGACATTCTGCCCACGGTGCTCGATCTGCTCTCAATTCTGCCGCACACAGCCTTTGACGGCTCATCGCTAAAGTCTGTTCTGCTCAAGACTGAAGTGAACGAGCGTCCCGCCATTGCTGAGACCGATTACCCCCTGCACTTCGGCTGGTCTCCCTTGCGTGCGCTGCGCGCCGAGAACTTCAAACTCATCGAAGCTCCTCGCCCCGAGCTTTACAACCTGAGCACCGATCCCAAGGAACTGCACAACGCTTATGAACCTTGGAACCCTACGGTGCAGAAGTTCCGTGAATTACTTGCCCAAGCGAAGCCCAAGACTCCCACCAAAGCTGCCCCCGGCTCCGTGCCCGAAACCACAAGGGCGGAACTTCGCGCCCTCGGCTATCTCGGGCCAGAAGGCTCTACCAACGTTCCCGAACCTTCGCTCCTGCCCGATCCCAAAGACAAAATTGAAGAGCAGAACCTGCTGCATGATGCCATGCTCGCCACCGACGATGACCGGCTCGCGGACGCGCGCGCTGCCTTGAAACAACTGCTAGCAAGGGAGCCAAAGTCGGCTACGGCTCTGCTACAACTCGGTCTGGTTGAGCTCAGGGCAGGGAACTATCCCCAGGCTGCCGCCTATTTCCGGCAGGTGCGCGTTCTTCGGCCGGACGATGCTTCTGCGGTGCTCCATCTTGGCGCAGCCCTGGAAAAATCCGGCGACCTCGCTGGCGCACAGGAAGCGCTAGAGAGTAGCCTTCACGGCAACCCGCACCAATCCCAGGCCCGTGTGCTTCTCGGGCGGGTGTATCTCCGGCAAAGGAAAGTTGATTCCGCTCAGGACCAGTTCGAGGCCGCAACGCTTTTAGATTCCAGCGGCGATACTCGCCTCAATATCGCTCATGCCTGGCTCGAGGCGGGCGAACCAAACCAGGCGATCGCTCAGCTTCAGGAAGCGTCCAAACTGCAGCCGAACAACCCGGCAATCTACGGCCTGCTGGCGCAAGCCTATAAAAAACTTGGAAAACAAGCTGAGGCCAATCGAGCTGCCCACCGGGCCGCCGCACTTTCCGGCAAAGCGACGTCTTCGCGCCAGCCCTAATTCGCTCATTGTTTTAATCACTCAATAAGAGCCTAGTTCTGCCCGTTGCCGGCCGCCTGCTCGGTCTTGCGATTCTCAAAAATCTCCGTCAACACCCGTCCCTTCATCTGCCCAGGCGCGGAGATCCCGTATAACCGCAGAATCGTCGGTGCGACGTCGAACACCGTCGCTTGAAATCCCATCAGCCGCACATCGTGTTTAATGTCCGGCCCCATGGCAATGAACGATCCCGGCACGTCGTCACCATCCGCAAAATCGTGCTTAGCTATAACAGGAGTTGTCCCGCCATGGTCCATGTGCATGTGCGGATCTTCCTCAAACTCGCGCAACGGCTTAATGCCATGGTCAGAAAGAATAAATAAGTAGGTGTTATCGTCCACGTGCTTCAGGATCGTCCCCAGCACCTTGTCGAACTCGCGGTACTGATTGGGAAAAGCGTCCAACTTCACGCTGCTGATTTTGGGGTTGTAGCCGACGTTGTGCGGCTGGATTGGATAGAGCCAGTGTCCCACGCGGTCCTCGCACGATTGCACCATCATCGTGTAGTCCGTCGGATGATTGGTAAGCAGATAGTCAAACAACTTTGTCTGCTGTGCGCGAATGCGTTGCACATTGTCCAGCCACTCATTAATTAGCTGTGTCTCATGGCCTTTCAGGTCATCGGCCGACGGCATGCGTGCACAATCAATCGAGATATCGCCGACATTCTTTTCAATCTCCGACACCATGCTCTTGGGATAGACCGCATCGCCGCCTTGCACTTCAGAAAGCTTGGGCGAACAGAGCACCCCGTCCTCGCAACCCTTCCCGCGGGTCAACATGCCGCTTACCATGTATCCGTTAACCGGCATCACAGGAAAGGTCGCCGGCACGTTGGCCATTCCTACCGTCACTCCGTGCTTGGAAAGCACCGACCAGAGTGGCTCTTCCTTGAGCATGTTCGTGTTCGCGGTGATCCCGCCCACAATAAAGCCGGTTACTCCGTTTTGCTCAGGCGGGGTGCTGGTAGCGATAGTGCTGTAAACCTTTGGACAATTTGGTGCCGGCACGGTGCGCAGCTTCCCGTAAACACCACGCTTGATCACGCTTGCCAGGTTGGGCAGTTCGCCACGCATCAGCAGCGGGCGAATAATGTCCCACTCCATCCCGTTCACCCCCACCACAACCACGTGGGGCTTGGATTTGGGTGCATTCTGCCCGGCAGAGTCCTGGCCTTGCAGGCCCATGCCGGCCATAAAAACAACAAAAAGCGAGATTAGAAACGGAAACCTGCTTAGGGAGAGCATTACAGTAAACTCCAGAGTAGAGGGTCGCCGAAATTATACCCCTGTGCGCCGATTTTCTGAGCAC
This genomic interval carries:
- a CDS encoding sulfatase-like hydrolase/transferase produces the protein MRISTWLLVCFLSANGLNSSLSAHAPRLRSQVAGRSQIRRPTSPPDLFLITIDTLRADHVQCYGYAGVQTPALNGLAKDGIRFANAFTASPITNSSHATILTGDLPSTHGVSDFGVPLSAIHPAWAELLQAARYHTAAFIGAAILDSKTLAPGFDRGFDFYDNFPPHGAGRSRWGRVERRGMDVVSHAEAWLSAHQSGPRFVWVHLYDPHDPYEPPAPYSQTYKDRPYDGEITYADSALQHFVNYLKQHGWYNNSLIVVVGDHGEGLGEHGEQTHGIFLYDSTLHVPLILKLPAGRSAGTVVSNQVRTPDILPTVLDLLSILPHTAFDGSSLKSVLLKTEVNERPAIAETDYPLHFGWSPLRALRAENFKLIEAPRPELYNLSTDPKELHNAYEPWNPTVQKFRELLAQAKPKTPTKAAPGSVPETTRAELRALGYLGPEGSTNVPEPSLLPDPKDKIEEQNLLHDAMLATDDDRLADARAALKQLLAREPKSATALLQLGLVELRAGNYPQAAAYFRQVRVLRPDDASAVLHLGAALEKSGDLAGAQEALESSLHGNPHQSQARVLLGRVYLRQRKVDSAQDQFEAATLLDSSGDTRLNIAHAWLEAGEPNQAIAQLQEASKLQPNNPAIYGLLAQAYKKLGKQAEANRAAHRAAALSGKATSSRQP
- a CDS encoding alkaline phosphatase family protein; this encodes MLSLSRFPFLISLFVVFMAGMGLQGQDSAGQNAPKSKPHVVVVGVNGMEWDIIRPLLMRGELPNLASVIKRGVYGKLRTVPAPNCPKVYSTIATSTPPEQNGVTGFIVGGITANTNMLKEEPLWSVLSKHGVTVGMANVPATFPVMPVNGYMVSGMLTRGKGCEDGVLCSPKLSEVQGGDAVYPKSMVSEIEKNVGDISIDCARMPSADDLKGHETQLINEWLDNVQRIRAQQTKLFDYLLTNHPTDYTMMVQSCEDRVGHWLYPIQPHNVGYNPKISSVKLDAFPNQYREFDKVLGTILKHVDDNTYLFILSDHGIKPLREFEEDPHMHMDHGGTTPVIAKHDFADGDDVPGSFIAMGPDIKHDVRLMGFQATVFDVAPTILRLYGISAPGQMKGRVLTEIFENRKTEQAAGNGQN